A genomic region of Eucalyptus grandis isolate ANBG69807.140 chromosome 5, ASM1654582v1, whole genome shotgun sequence contains the following coding sequences:
- the LOC104446088 gene encoding late embryogenesis abundant protein At1g64065 encodes MAEKNQNQYHPPESNGYHRNDQESLHTMEDEEAKRKKRMKWTIGIIAFAIFQVVQGLFFILVIMKFKSPKFRVGDFPVQTLTVETQASPSFNMSFVAPIRVKNTNWGPFKYDASTVYFTYGGVQVGQAIIPKSKANFKSTKKIDVSVTLSSANLPSNINSNLGSKLSSGVITLTSQGELKGKITIMFMFKKKKSSQMNCTMAINTTTKVVQSLLCK; translated from the coding sequence ATGGCAGAGAAGAACCAGAACCAATACCACCCACCCGAGTCAAACGGCTATCACCGCAACGATCAAGAATCACTTCATACCATGGAAGATGAGGAGGCCAAGCGCAAGAAGAGGATGAAATGGACGATCGGCATCATCGCCTTCGCCATCTTTCAGGTAGTCCAAGGCCTCTTCTTCATCCTGGTCATCATGAAGTTCAAATCCCCCAAGTTCAGGGTCGGCGACTTTCCCGTCCAGACTCTGACCGTCGAGACTCAGGCCTCGCCTTCTTTCAATATGAGCTTCGTTGCCCCGATCCGAGTCAAAAACACCAACTGGGGTCCTTTCAAGTACGACGCCTCCACTGTTTACTTCACTTATGGAGGTGTCCAGGTGGGACAAGCAATCATCCCCAAGAGCAAGGCCAACTTCAAATCTACGAAGAAGATCGATGTGAGCGTGACTCTGAGCTCTGCTAATTTGCCCAGCAATATCAATTCAAATCTCGGGAGCAAATTGAGCTCTGGGGTCATAACATTGACCAGTCAGGGCGAGCTTAAAGGAAAGATTACAATCATGTTCAtgttcaagaaaaagaagagctcGCAAATGAATTGCACCATGGCAATCAATACCACGACAAAGGTCGTCCAATCCTTGTTGTGTAAATGA
- the LOC104443938 gene encoding uncharacterized protein LOC104443938 isoform X2, whose product MAESNHNGRVDEEALLKMEEAKRKKRMKWTIGIIAFVIFQNTNWGPFKYDASSIDFTYGGFKVGQATILKGKANFKSTKKIDVNVTLSSTNLTGNSNLRSDLSTGLMNLTSQGELSGKVTVMFMFKKRKISQMNCTMAINTLTSVVQALSCK is encoded by the exons ATGGCGGAATCCAACCACAACGGCAGGGTTGACGAGGAGGCGTTGCTGAAGATGGAGGAGGCAAAGCGCAAGAAGAGGATGAAGTGGACGATCGGCATCATCGCCTTCGTCATCTTTCAG AACACCAACTGGGGTCCCTTCAAGTACGATGCTTCTAGCATTGACTTCACCTACGGAGGCTTCAAAGTGGGACAAGCGACCATTCTCAAGGGCAAGGCCAACTTCAAGTCCACAAAGAAGATTGATGTGAATGTGACTCTGAGCTCTACTAATTTGACTGGCAATTCAAACCTCAGGAGCGATTTGAGCACTGGGCTCATGAACTTGACCAGTCAAGGCGAGCTTAGTGGGAAAGTAACGGTCATGTTCATgttcaagaagaggaagatctcACAGATGAATTGCACCATGGCAATCAATACCTTGACAAGTGTGGTACAGGCCTTGTCATGTAAATGA
- the LOC104443938 gene encoding uncharacterized protein LOC104443938 isoform X1, translated as MAESNHNGRVDEEALLKMEEAKRKKRMKWTIGIIAFVIFQVVQALFFVLVIMKFKSPKFRVSEFDIQTLNVGTQASPLFDMSFAAPIRVKNTNWGPFKYDATTVDFTYGGVQVGQAAIPKSKANFKSTKKIDVNVTLSSNTLPSTSNLGSELSSGIITLNSQGALKGKVTVMFMFKKTKTSQMNCTMAINIATKTVQSLSCK; from the exons ATGGCGGAATCCAACCACAACGGCAGGGTTGACGAGGAGGCGTTGCTGAAGATGGAGGAG GCAAAGCGCAAGAAGAGGATGAAGTGGACGATTGGCATCATTGCCTTCGTTATCTTTCAGGTAGTCCAAGCTCTCTTCTTTGTGCTGGTTATTATGAAGTTCAAGTCCCCCAAGTTTAGGGTCAGTGAGTTCGACATCCAAACATTGAACGTCGGGACTCAAGCCTCGCCCTTGTTCGACATGAGTTTTGCCGCTCCGATTCGGGTCAAGAACACGAACTGGGGTCCCTTCAAGTACGATGCCACCACGGTGGACTTCACCTATGGAGGTGTTCAGGTGGGACAAGCAGCAATTCCAAAGAGCAAGGCCAACTTCAAATCCACCAAGAAGATCGATGTGAACGTGACTCTTAGTTCAAATACCTTGCCCAGCACTTCGAATCTTGGGAGCGAGTTGAGTTCAGGGATCATAACATTGAACAGTCAAGGTGCGCTTAAAGGAAAGGTGACAGTCATGTTTATGTTCAAAAAAACGAAGACCTCCCAAATGAATTGCACCATGGCAATCAATATAGCGACAAAGACAGTCCAATCCTTGTCCTGCAAATGA